A genomic window from Arthrobacter globiformis includes:
- a CDS encoding transglutaminase family protein, with translation MTRLSIVHRTGYKYNKRVTLSYNEARMTPLTDPQQVVLESSMKVTPSQAAVSSYRDYWGTRVTAFDMQMPHEHLEVLATTTVEVHRAIRVPSEDDIVGWDDLASPETLNQFSDWVPQSQLTGPGEEVLGIIPGVVEGKNPHEAAMAIFAWMRGEMTYMKGSTGVTTNAEEAWTQRQGVCQDLAHLAIGALRSCGIPARYVSGYLHPRSTADIGESVAGQSHAWLEWWDGEWRSWDPTNHKPAGDFHVTVARGRDYRDVPPLKGILSGGGGSNLSVSVEITRLA, from the coding sequence ATGACCCGGCTGAGCATCGTTCACAGGACCGGCTACAAGTACAACAAGAGGGTCACGCTGTCCTACAACGAGGCCCGCATGACGCCGCTGACGGACCCGCAGCAGGTGGTGCTGGAGTCGTCCATGAAGGTCACGCCGTCGCAGGCTGCCGTCAGCAGCTACCGCGACTACTGGGGCACCCGGGTCACTGCGTTCGACATGCAGATGCCGCACGAGCATCTGGAAGTCCTTGCCACGACCACAGTGGAGGTCCACCGGGCGATACGTGTCCCTTCGGAGGACGACATTGTGGGCTGGGACGACCTCGCTTCCCCCGAGACGCTCAACCAGTTCAGCGACTGGGTGCCGCAGTCACAGCTGACCGGGCCGGGGGAGGAGGTCCTGGGCATCATCCCCGGTGTGGTCGAGGGCAAGAACCCGCACGAGGCAGCCATGGCCATCTTCGCCTGGATGCGCGGCGAAATGACCTACATGAAGGGAAGCACCGGCGTGACCACCAACGCCGAGGAAGCCTGGACCCAGCGCCAGGGCGTGTGCCAGGACCTGGCCCACCTCGCCATTGGTGCCCTGCGCAGCTGCGGCATCCCGGCCCGGTACGTCTCCGGTTACCTGCACCCCCGGTCGACGGCGGACATCGGCGAGTCGGTGGCCGGCCAGTCCCACGCATGGCTGGAGTGGTGGGACGGCGAATGGCGCAGCTGGGACCCGACAAACCACAAGCCGGCCGGCGACTTCCATGTGACGGTGGCGCGCGGCCGCGACTACCGGGACGTGCCTCCGCTGAAGGGCATCCTCTCCGGCGGCGGCGGCTCGAACCTGAGCGTGAGCGTGGAGATCACCCGGTTGGCCTAG
- a CDS encoding alpha-E domain-containing protein yields the protein MLSRIAESLFWIGRYVERADGTARILDVHLERLNHLPTEERRSVARELLGVMGARPQSEDFGLEELLHALAYDKHSATSIAGSLGAARENARRARETVSSGLWESLNTTYYGLNQHRKDVVGTYRFCHWVLERTAMVSGLADTTVSHDDSWLFLALGRSLERADMTARMLSTRDVLSAGMSWVNMLRCAGAYESFLRTRRAAFGDQHAAEFLLLDRLFPRSIVYALRDADECLAKLDPSAQRVGFINDARRIVGQARTFLEFHRTDDLMSELPEHMERVQKAVSQASDAISRKYFNQADELAWVGEVS from the coding sequence ATGCTTAGCCGAATTGCCGAATCCCTGTTCTGGATCGGCCGCTACGTTGAACGGGCCGACGGCACGGCCCGCATCCTCGACGTCCACCTGGAGCGCCTGAACCACCTGCCGACCGAGGAGCGGCGCAGCGTTGCCCGCGAGCTGCTCGGTGTCATGGGGGCGCGCCCGCAGAGCGAGGACTTCGGGCTGGAGGAACTGCTCCACGCCCTCGCCTACGACAAGCACAGCGCCACCTCGATTGCAGGGTCCCTCGGCGCCGCCCGCGAGAATGCCAGGCGTGCCCGCGAAACGGTCTCGTCCGGTCTCTGGGAGAGCCTGAACACCACCTACTACGGGCTGAACCAGCACCGCAAGGACGTTGTGGGTACCTACCGCTTCTGCCACTGGGTGCTCGAGCGCACAGCCATGGTCAGCGGTTTGGCCGACACCACGGTCAGCCACGACGACAGCTGGCTGTTCCTGGCGCTGGGCCGCTCGCTGGAGCGGGCCGACATGACCGCCCGGATGCTCTCCACGCGCGACGTCCTCTCCGCAGGCATGTCCTGGGTGAACATGCTCCGCTGCGCCGGCGCCTACGAGTCCTTCCTGCGGACCCGCCGGGCCGCGTTCGGCGACCAGCACGCGGCCGAATTCCTCCTGCTGGACCGGCTGTTTCCGCGTTCCATCGTCTACGCCCTGCGTGACGCCGACGAGTGCCTGGCGAAGCTGGACCCCTCGGCCCAGCGCGTCGGCTTCATCAACGACGCCCGCCGGATTGTGGGCCAGGCCCGCACCTTCCTGGAGTTCCACCGCACGGACGACCTCATGTCCGAGCTGCCGGAGCACATGGAGCGCGTGCAGAAGGCCGTGTCCCAGGCCTCCGACGCCATTTCCCGTAAGTACTTCAATCAGGCGGACGAACTGGCCTGGGTGGGAGAAGTTTCATGA
- a CDS encoding pyridoxamine 5'-phosphate oxidase family protein: MTNVQPADASHESVEHLDSSQCWDLLRQVSVGRLAVWVDDHPDIFPLNYTVDHGTLVFRTGEGTKLGGALGESPVALEADGVDATSGLAWSVVVKGKAAALKSTEEILDSASLYLFPWQAGQKDNFIRITPDSITGRRFKVTAPLTWWTQLSGAVKASPE, from the coding sequence ATGACGAATGTGCAACCCGCCGACGCATCCCACGAGTCCGTTGAGCACCTGGATTCCAGCCAGTGCTGGGACCTGCTGAGGCAGGTTTCCGTGGGCCGCCTCGCCGTGTGGGTGGACGACCACCCGGACATTTTCCCGCTCAACTACACCGTGGACCACGGAACACTGGTGTTCCGCACGGGTGAGGGCACCAAACTTGGTGGCGCCCTCGGGGAATCCCCCGTGGCCCTGGAGGCCGACGGCGTGGATGCGACTTCCGGGTTGGCCTGGAGTGTGGTGGTCAAAGGGAAGGCTGCCGCCCTCAAGAGCACTGAGGAGATCCTCGATTCCGCCTCGCTCTACCTCTTTCCGTGGCAGGCAGGACAGAAGGACAACTTCATCCGCATCACGCCGGACTCAATCACCGGCAGGCGGTTCAAGGTCACCGCGCCGCTCACGTGGTGGACCCAGCTCAGCGGCGCCGTGAAGGCCTCGCCGGAGTGA
- the pepN gene encoding aminopeptidase N yields MPNQNLQRSEAAERSALITTHSYDVSLDVRSAPDPAQAGYTSRSTIAFSAAEPGTSTFLDFIAGDVHSVVLNGVELPVPEVVDGARIRLDNLQAENKVTVTGTALYSSSGEGMHRFFDPADGQCYLYTQYEPADARRVFANFEQPDLKARFAFSVTAPAGWEVASNGADAARLPLAEDAAAARWDFAPTLPMSTYITSVLAGPYFKAEDRWSRTDDGGTRLDVPLALYCRASMAPSFDAAELFRLTKQGLEFFNQLFDYPYPWGKYDQAFVPEYNLGAMENPGLVTFTENYVFTSRAADSQYQGRANTLLHEMAHMWFGDLVTMQWWDDLWLKESFADYMGTLGVDRATGWETAWVNFANNRKAWAYVQDQLPTTHPIVADIPDLEAAKQNFDGITYAKGASVLKQLVAYVGFDAFIAGSRQYFREHEYGNTTLADLLGALADSSGRDLTTWARQWLQTSGISTLSAELETAETADGTATPYGTVTPDATVTPGGILERVTLLQDATDPATGRQEPRPHRLRIGLYNFDAAGMLVRTDSVEIDLTGGAEQITALSGKARPALLLVNDEDLSYAKVRLDPVSEATVRASLDRISDPMARALCWSALWNSARDGITPASQYVDAVLRFAAAESGIGVLLNVQGNATMALEQYVPATERDALRKSFAEGAARELYAAEPGSDQQLSWARTLATVSRTEGSQAALLRGLLDGSERVPGLAVDAELRWSLWHALAAQGLATEQELDAELARDTTASGRAGHATALAARPEAAVKAAAWDAAVRGTGLSNQLLSATIAGFNTASEELLDPFVEPYFDCLEEVWAERSIEIASRIVRGLFPGVRDLGPAGKPEDHPVLARTDGWLAEHPDAPRALRRIIIEQRSHLVRSLAAQALSVTTPSVAP; encoded by the coding sequence GTGCCGAACCAGAACCTCCAGCGCAGCGAAGCGGCAGAGCGGTCCGCCCTGATCACCACCCACAGCTACGATGTCTCGCTCGACGTCCGCAGCGCACCGGATCCGGCGCAGGCCGGCTACACCAGCCGCAGCACCATCGCCTTCTCGGCAGCGGAGCCGGGCACATCCACCTTCCTGGACTTCATCGCCGGCGACGTGCACAGCGTGGTGCTCAACGGCGTCGAGCTGCCCGTCCCCGAGGTGGTGGACGGCGCACGGATCCGGCTGGACAACCTCCAGGCCGAGAACAAGGTGACTGTCACCGGAACTGCGCTGTACAGCAGCTCGGGCGAAGGCATGCACCGGTTCTTCGACCCGGCCGACGGCCAGTGCTACCTCTACACCCAGTACGAGCCGGCCGATGCCCGCCGGGTCTTCGCGAACTTTGAACAGCCCGACCTCAAGGCCCGGTTCGCCTTTTCCGTCACCGCCCCGGCCGGCTGGGAGGTGGCCTCCAACGGCGCCGACGCAGCACGCCTTCCTTTGGCGGAGGACGCCGCCGCGGCCCGCTGGGACTTCGCTCCCACCCTGCCCATGTCCACCTACATCACCTCGGTGCTGGCGGGGCCCTACTTCAAGGCCGAGGACCGCTGGAGCAGGACGGACGACGGCGGGACCCGCCTTGACGTGCCGCTGGCACTTTACTGCCGGGCCTCCATGGCGCCGTCGTTCGACGCCGCCGAGCTGTTCAGGCTCACCAAGCAGGGACTCGAATTCTTCAACCAACTGTTTGACTACCCCTATCCGTGGGGCAAATACGATCAGGCGTTCGTGCCCGAATACAACCTGGGCGCGATGGAGAACCCCGGATTGGTCACCTTCACGGAAAACTACGTGTTCACGTCGCGGGCGGCCGATTCGCAGTACCAGGGCCGGGCCAACACCCTGCTGCACGAGATGGCGCACATGTGGTTCGGCGACCTCGTGACGATGCAGTGGTGGGATGACCTGTGGTTGAAGGAATCCTTTGCGGACTACATGGGGACCCTCGGCGTGGACCGCGCCACGGGCTGGGAAACCGCCTGGGTCAACTTCGCGAACAACCGCAAGGCGTGGGCTTACGTCCAGGACCAGCTGCCCACCACCCACCCGATCGTCGCCGACATCCCGGACCTCGAGGCGGCCAAGCAGAACTTCGACGGCATCACCTACGCGAAGGGCGCCTCCGTCCTCAAGCAGCTCGTGGCGTACGTCGGCTTCGACGCCTTCATTGCCGGCTCCCGGCAGTACTTTAGGGAGCACGAGTACGGCAACACCACGCTGGCGGACCTGCTCGGCGCCCTGGCCGATTCCTCCGGCCGGGACCTCACCACCTGGGCGAGGCAGTGGCTCCAGACGTCCGGCATCTCAACGCTGAGCGCCGAACTGGAGACGGCTGAAACGGCGGACGGCACTGCAACTCCTTACGGCACAGTCACCCCCGATGCCACGGTCACTCCCGGCGGCATCCTCGAGCGGGTCACGCTGCTGCAGGACGCTACCGACCCGGCCACCGGCCGTCAGGAGCCGCGCCCGCACCGGCTGCGGATCGGGCTGTACAACTTCGACGCCGCCGGCATGCTGGTCCGGACGGATTCCGTGGAGATCGACCTGACCGGCGGGGCCGAGCAAATCACGGCCCTGTCCGGGAAGGCCCGCCCGGCGCTGCTCCTGGTCAATGACGAGGACCTCAGCTACGCCAAGGTCCGGCTGGACCCCGTTTCCGAGGCCACCGTCCGCGCCTCGCTGGACCGGATCAGCGACCCCATGGCCCGCGCCCTGTGCTGGTCCGCGCTGTGGAATTCGGCCCGGGACGGCATCACGCCCGCTTCACAGTACGTGGACGCCGTTCTCCGGTTTGCTGCCGCCGAGTCCGGAATCGGTGTCCTGCTGAACGTCCAGGGCAACGCCACCATGGCCCTCGAACAGTACGTGCCGGCCACGGAACGGGACGCCCTGCGGAAGTCCTTTGCCGAAGGCGCGGCACGGGAACTCTACGCGGCGGAGCCCGGTTCCGACCAGCAGCTTTCCTGGGCCAGGACGCTCGCCACGGTCAGCCGGACCGAAGGCAGCCAAGCGGCGCTGCTCCGCGGGCTGCTGGACGGCAGTGAGCGGGTGCCCGGGCTGGCTGTGGACGCGGAGCTGCGCTGGAGCCTGTGGCACGCCCTGGCGGCACAGGGCCTGGCCACGGAGCAGGAGCTTGACGCCGAGCTGGCCAGGGACACCACTGCCTCCGGACGGGCAGGCCATGCCACGGCACTGGCGGCCCGGCCCGAGGCGGCCGTCAAGGCCGCGGCCTGGGACGCAGCGGTCCGCGGAACGGGGCTGTCCAACCAGCTGCTCAGCGCGACCATCGCGGGGTTCAACACCGCCTCCGAAGAACTGCTGGACCCGTTTGTGGAACCCTACTTCGATTGCCTGGAAGAAGTGTGGGCGGAGCGGAGCATCGAAATCGCCAGCCGGATCGTGCGGGGGCTCTTCCCCGGGGTCCGGGACCTGGGACCGGCCGGGAAGCCCGAGGACCATCCCGTGCTGGCACGCACCGACGGCTGGCTCGCAGAACACCCGGACGCCCCGCGTGCGCTGCGCCGGATCATCATCGAACAGCGCAGCCACCTGGTCCGGTCCCTCGCTGCGCAGGCGCTTTCGGTGACAACCCCATCGGTTGCTCCGTAA
- a CDS encoding SDR family NAD(P)-dependent oxidoreductase, translating into MSSADLTPEEIQACLKVLNSIHVYDEEHPDYVSVRRATGKMFKAVKRHRRVTKRDLIAEADRAVLAQTATAAPDRIDDETRGNKLAPSATGKVAGHLIRSRPCYICKQHYTQVDAFYHQLCPECAAFSHSKRDARTDLTGRRALLTGGRAKIGMYIALRLLRDGAHTTITTRFPKDAARRFAAMEDSGEWLHRLKIVGIDLRDPSQVIALTDDLNAAGPLDIIINNAAQTVRRSGNAYKPLVDAEDEPLPAALEAANGGPELVTFGHAHDKHPLALASSVTEHPVLAGDAVTSLALSTGSASLERIAAGTAIDAGGLVPDLATINSWTQVVDEVDPLEMLEVQLCNVTAPFLLVSRLRDAMKRSTARRKYIVNVSAMEGQFSRAYKGPGHPHTNMAKAALNMMTRTSAQEMLETDGILMTAVDTGWITDERPHFTKVRLMEEGFHAPLDLVDGAARVYDPIVMGEKGEDQYGVFLKDYKASPW; encoded by the coding sequence ATGAGCTCCGCCGATCTGACGCCTGAAGAGATTCAGGCCTGCCTCAAGGTTTTGAACAGCATCCACGTCTACGACGAGGAACACCCCGACTACGTCTCGGTGCGCCGCGCCACCGGCAAGATGTTCAAGGCCGTGAAGCGGCACCGGCGGGTGACCAAGCGGGATCTGATCGCGGAGGCGGACCGCGCCGTGCTTGCGCAGACTGCCACCGCCGCGCCGGACCGGATCGACGACGAGACGCGCGGCAACAAGCTTGCCCCGTCCGCCACGGGAAAGGTCGCCGGCCACCTCATCAGGTCCCGGCCCTGCTACATCTGCAAGCAGCACTACACCCAGGTGGACGCCTTCTACCACCAGCTGTGCCCCGAGTGCGCGGCGTTCAGCCATTCCAAGCGCGATGCCCGCACCGATCTCACCGGCCGGCGTGCCCTGCTGACCGGCGGCCGCGCCAAGATCGGCATGTACATCGCCCTGCGGCTGCTGCGCGACGGCGCACACACCACCATCACCACCCGTTTCCCCAAGGACGCCGCGCGCCGCTTCGCCGCCATGGAGGACAGCGGGGAATGGCTGCACCGGCTGAAGATCGTGGGCATCGACCTCCGCGACCCGTCACAGGTCATTGCCCTCACCGATGACCTCAATGCCGCCGGGCCGCTGGACATCATCATCAATAACGCAGCCCAGACGGTGCGCCGCTCCGGCAATGCCTACAAGCCGCTTGTCGACGCCGAGGACGAGCCGCTCCCCGCCGCCCTGGAGGCAGCCAACGGCGGCCCGGAACTGGTCACCTTCGGCCATGCCCACGACAAGCACCCGCTCGCGCTTGCCAGCAGCGTCACCGAACACCCGGTCCTGGCCGGCGACGCCGTCACGTCCCTTGCCCTCTCCACCGGTTCGGCGTCACTGGAACGGATCGCGGCTGGAACAGCCATCGACGCCGGTGGCCTGGTCCCGGACCTCGCCACCATCAACAGCTGGACGCAGGTGGTGGACGAGGTGGACCCGCTGGAGATGCTCGAGGTCCAGCTGTGCAACGTCACCGCGCCGTTCCTGCTGGTCAGCCGCCTGCGGGACGCCATGAAGCGCTCAACTGCGCGCCGCAAGTACATCGTCAACGTCTCCGCAATGGAAGGCCAGTTCTCCCGGGCCTACAAGGGACCCGGCCACCCGCACACCAACATGGCCAAGGCGGCCCTGAACATGATGACCCGGACCAGCGCCCAGGAGATGCTGGAGACCGACGGGATCCTCATGACCGCCGTCGATACCGGCTGGATCACCGACGAACGCCCGCACTTCACCAAGGTCCGGCTGATGGAGGAAGGCTTCCACGCGCCCCTGGACCTGGTGGACGGCGCGGCCCGCGTCTACGACCCCATCGTCATGGGTGAAAAGGGCGAGGACCAGTACGGGGTGTTCCTGAAGGACTACAAGGCCAGCCCCTGGTAA
- a CDS encoding circularly permuted type 2 ATP-grasp protein — MSDLFQDYSEAAGRTGAYDEMFAPGQKARQSYGQVAGALRELSLADVSARADSMARTFLDRGVTFDFAGEERPFPLDIVPRVIPAGEWDVLERGVAQRVRALEAFLNDVYDKMTVVSDGVIPRQLVTTSAHFHRAVHGFEPAGGVRVHISGIDVVRDAAGTFRVLEDNVRVPSGVSYVLENRRAMAKGLPEAFGQQLIRPVEEYPRRLLSALRKTAPSGVDDPTVVVLTPGVFNSAYFEHTLLAGLMGVELVEGRDLICRGNRVYMRTTAGEQRVDVIYKRIDDDFLDPLQFRSDSMLGCPGLVNAARAGGVTIANAVGNGVADDKLVYSYVPDLIRYYLGEEPVIANVDTFRLEEKEAREHVLDRLDELVVKPVDGSGGKGLVIGPDASRDELDALRKRIIADPRGWIAQPVLQLSTVPTLSGDKFGPRHVDLRPFAVNDGDDVWVLPGGLTRVALKEGSLIVNSSQGGGSKDTWVLAGSPQVPVERLPRQSVTVRERVSVWPVESNWRDRQSEQQQQQISDPQEVPANA; from the coding sequence ATGTCTGACCTATTCCAGGATTACTCCGAGGCTGCCGGCCGCACCGGCGCCTACGACGAGATGTTTGCCCCAGGGCAAAAGGCACGCCAGTCGTATGGCCAGGTTGCGGGTGCCCTGCGGGAGCTGTCCCTGGCAGACGTCAGTGCCCGGGCGGACTCGATGGCGAGGACGTTCCTGGACCGCGGCGTGACCTTTGACTTCGCGGGGGAGGAGCGCCCGTTTCCGCTGGACATCGTGCCGCGCGTCATCCCTGCCGGCGAATGGGACGTGCTGGAACGCGGCGTCGCACAGCGGGTCCGCGCCCTCGAGGCGTTCCTGAACGACGTCTACGACAAGATGACCGTGGTGTCCGACGGCGTGATCCCGCGGCAACTGGTCACCACCAGCGCGCACTTCCACCGCGCCGTGCACGGCTTCGAACCTGCCGGCGGGGTGCGGGTGCACATCTCCGGCATCGACGTGGTGCGGGACGCCGCGGGAACCTTCCGGGTCCTGGAGGACAACGTCCGCGTGCCGTCCGGCGTGAGCTACGTGCTGGAAAACCGGAGGGCCATGGCCAAAGGCCTCCCGGAGGCCTTCGGCCAGCAGCTCATCCGCCCGGTGGAGGAGTACCCGCGCCGGCTGCTTTCCGCCCTTCGCAAGACGGCGCCGTCGGGCGTGGACGACCCCACAGTGGTGGTGCTGACCCCCGGCGTCTTCAACAGCGCGTACTTCGAGCACACCCTCCTGGCCGGTCTGATGGGCGTGGAGCTCGTGGAGGGCCGCGACCTCATCTGCCGCGGCAACCGCGTGTACATGCGCACCACCGCCGGTGAGCAGCGCGTGGACGTCATCTACAAGCGCATCGACGACGACTTCCTCGACCCCCTGCAGTTCCGCTCCGACTCCATGCTCGGCTGCCCCGGCCTGGTCAACGCCGCCCGCGCCGGTGGCGTCACCATCGCCAACGCGGTGGGCAACGGCGTGGCGGACGACAAACTGGTCTACAGCTACGTTCCGGACCTGATCCGCTATTACCTCGGCGAGGAACCGGTAATCGCCAACGTGGACACCTTCCGGCTGGAGGAGAAGGAAGCCCGCGAGCACGTCCTGGACCGGCTGGACGAACTCGTGGTCAAGCCCGTGGACGGCTCCGGCGGCAAGGGCCTGGTGATCGGCCCGGACGCGTCCAGGGACGAACTCGACGCGCTGCGCAAGCGCATCATCGCCGACCCCCGCGGCTGGATCGCGCAGCCGGTGCTGCAGCTGTCCACCGTGCCCACCCTTAGCGGCGACAAGTTCGGACCGCGGCACGTGGACCTGAGGCCGTTCGCGGTCAACGACGGCGACGACGTCTGGGTGCTGCCCGGCGGCCTGACCCGCGTGGCCCTCAAGGAAGGGTCCCTGATCGTGAATTCCAGCCAGGGTGGCGGGTCGAAGGACACCTGGGTGCTGGCGGGTTCGCCGCAGGTGCCGGTGGAGCGGCTGCCGCGGCAGTCCGTCACCGTCCGTGAGCGGGTCTCCGTGTGGCCGGTCGAGAGCAACTGGCGCGACCGGCAGTCGGAACAGCAGCAGCAGCAGATTTCTGACCCGCAGGAGGTACCCGCGAATGCTTAG
- a CDS encoding YeiH family protein — protein sequence MTHQNLTRILPGLLTAVVALAIAFAIHAAVPALPAMTLAVVLGLLAANLPGTAVWTAGRARPGLDFAGKHLMRGGIVLLGLKVSLSDVLGLGWLALLLITAVVVASFAGTYWISRLFRLPADTALLIATGFSICGASAIGAMAAVRRISHRDTVLPVALVTLCGTLAIGVLPLLVHPLRLSAEAFGAWTGASVHDVGQVVATAQTAGPAALALAVVVKLTRVILLAPMVAMAGAEQRIRHRREAGSRAGGPAAGKPPLVPLFVAGFIVMAALRSSGWLSAGWLEAAAGLQDVLLGAALFGLGSAVRIRTLLHTGARGVLAALAAWLLIAVLGLAAALLMVP from the coding sequence ATGACGCATCAGAACCTTACCCGGATTCTGCCCGGCCTGCTGACCGCCGTCGTCGCCCTGGCCATCGCCTTTGCAATTCATGCGGCCGTGCCCGCACTGCCGGCCATGACCCTGGCCGTGGTCCTGGGCCTGCTGGCGGCAAACCTTCCCGGCACAGCGGTGTGGACGGCCGGCCGCGCCCGGCCTGGGCTGGACTTCGCCGGCAAGCACCTGATGCGCGGCGGCATCGTGCTCCTGGGCCTGAAGGTGAGCCTCTCCGACGTGCTGGGCCTCGGCTGGCTGGCCCTCCTGCTCATCACGGCGGTGGTGGTGGCCAGCTTCGCTGGCACCTACTGGATTTCCCGGTTGTTCCGGCTTCCGGCCGATACTGCGCTGCTGATCGCCACCGGGTTTTCCATCTGCGGTGCCTCCGCCATCGGCGCGATGGCCGCGGTCCGGCGCATCAGCCACCGGGACACAGTCCTGCCTGTGGCGCTCGTGACGCTATGCGGGACGCTGGCCATCGGTGTGCTCCCGCTGCTGGTCCATCCGCTGCGCCTGAGCGCCGAGGCCTTCGGTGCGTGGACCGGCGCCTCGGTCCACGACGTCGGGCAGGTGGTGGCCACGGCGCAAACCGCAGGTCCGGCGGCACTGGCCCTCGCCGTCGTCGTCAAACTCACCCGGGTGATCCTCCTGGCGCCGATGGTGGCCATGGCCGGGGCGGAACAGCGGATCCGGCACCGCCGGGAGGCAGGCAGCCGGGCTGGGGGCCCTGCCGCGGGCAAGCCGCCGCTTGTTCCGCTGTTCGTCGCCGGATTCATCGTGATGGCGGCTCTGCGCTCCAGCGGCTGGCTCTCCGCCGGCTGGCTTGAGGCGGCGGCCGGGCTGCAGGACGTGCTGCTGGGCGCTGCGCTGTTTGGCCTCGGATCGGCGGTGCGTATCCGCACCCTGCTGCACACCGGGGCGCGCGGCGTGCTGGCAGCACTCGCGGCGTGGCTGCTGATCGCGGTCCTCGGACTGGCCGCCGCGCTGCTAATGGTTCCATAG
- the glgC gene encoding glucose-1-phosphate adenylyltransferase: MPLTKKVLAIVLAGGEGNRLMPLTADRAKPAVPFAGSYRLIDFALSNLVNSRYLQIVVLTQYKSHSLDRHISETWRMSTQLGNYVASVPAQQRVGKSWFLGSANAIYQSLNLIHDANPDIVVVVGADHVYRMDFAQMVEQHVLSGAKATVAAVRQPLNMANQFGVIEVDPEDPQKIAAFVEKPASTPGLAADPTQFLASMGNYVFDADALVDALHVDAERLDTKHDMGGDIIPYFVNQGQADVYDFTLNDIPGSTERDRTYWRDVGTIDSFYDAHMDLISPLPVFNLYNSEWPIYTRQSISPPAKFVRGENNTVGTALDSIVASGVVISGGIVEGSVLSNDVYVGSASRVIDSVLMDKVQIGEGAVVRRAIIDKNVKVPAGAAIGLDPELDRARGFKVTDSGITVLSKYQAVPEPGDEERALSAANLHLVPDAVKAATENWPEVRNSVEQVGKVQAAAVGVDAPPQQTVRS, encoded by the coding sequence ATGCCGTTAACAAAGAAAGTCCTGGCCATTGTCCTTGCAGGGGGCGAGGGAAACCGTCTTATGCCGCTGACGGCAGACCGGGCGAAACCTGCCGTGCCCTTTGCCGGCAGTTACCGCCTCATCGACTTCGCGCTGTCCAACCTCGTCAACTCCCGGTATCTGCAGATCGTGGTCCTGACGCAGTACAAGTCCCACAGCCTTGACCGCCACATCTCCGAGACGTGGCGGATGTCCACGCAGCTTGGCAACTACGTCGCCTCTGTCCCGGCCCAGCAGCGCGTCGGCAAGAGCTGGTTCCTCGGCAGCGCCAACGCCATCTACCAGTCCCTGAACCTGATCCACGACGCCAATCCCGACATCGTCGTCGTGGTGGGTGCCGACCACGTTTACCGCATGGACTTCGCCCAGATGGTTGAGCAGCACGTCCTGAGCGGTGCGAAGGCCACCGTGGCCGCCGTCCGCCAGCCCCTGAACATGGCCAACCAGTTCGGCGTCATCGAGGTGGACCCCGAAGACCCCCAGAAGATCGCTGCATTCGTCGAGAAGCCCGCCTCCACCCCGGGTCTGGCAGCAGACCCTACCCAGTTCCTCGCCTCCATGGGCAACTACGTCTTTGACGCCGACGCCCTGGTGGACGCGCTGCACGTCGACGCGGAACGGCTGGACACCAAGCACGACATGGGCGGGGACATCATCCCCTACTTCGTGAACCAGGGGCAGGCCGATGTTTACGACTTCACCCTCAACGACATTCCCGGCTCCACCGAACGGGACCGCACATACTGGCGTGACGTTGGCACCATCGACTCCTTCTACGACGCCCACATGGACCTGATCTCGCCGCTGCCGGTATTCAACCTGTACAACTCCGAGTGGCCCATCTACACCCGGCAGAGCATTTCCCCGCCGGCCAAGTTCGTCCGCGGCGAGAACAACACCGTGGGAACGGCCCTTGATTCCATCGTGGCCAGCGGCGTGGTCATCTCCGGCGGCATCGTGGAAGGCTCCGTGCTGTCCAACGACGTCTACGTCGGCTCGGCCAGCCGCGTCATCGACTCGGTACTCATGGACAAGGTGCAGATCGGCGAAGGTGCCGTGGTGCGCCGGGCCATTATCGACAAGAACGTCAAGGTGCCCGCCGGCGCCGCCATCGGCCTTGATCCAGAGCTGGACCGCGCCCGCGGCTTCAAGGTGACCGACTCCGGCATTACGGTTCTCTCCAAGTACCAGGCCGTTCCTGAGCCCGGCGACGAGGAGCGGGCACTGTCCGCCGCGAACCTGCACCTGGTCCCCGATGCCGTCAAGGCCGCCACGGAGAACTGGCCCGAGGTCCGCAACTCGGTGGAACAGGTGGGCAAGGTCCAGGCGGCCGCCGTCGGCGTGGACGCCCCGCCGCAGCAGACCGTCCGCTCCTAG